In Leishmania donovani BPK282A1 complete genome, chromosome 28, the genomic stretch AAAAgtggaggtggggtggggcgaCACACCGAAGGAAAATCAAAGACAGCACGAATGCAGAGATGTGAGAAAGACCATCAAGCGTGGCGTTGGAACGCGTCTTTGTAGTTCGCCCCCAAGTAGAGGGGGGCGAGGTCGTCGCACAGCTAGAGAAGGTTGTGCGCACAgtgccaccgccatcacggGTGCATTAGGGGCACCGTTGCGTTTCTCTGTaagagtgtgtgtgtgttgcttCTTTCTCTGCAGACAAAGCCGGGCACAGGTCCAACCGAGGGGCGAAGACCCACAACACAGAGAGGATGGGCTCGACGCcgtgcaagagagagggggagagcagaGAAGCAAGTAGAGGAATGCAAGCACACAAGGGGCACATCACTCTATACGCAGACATGTACGtacacagcagcagaacaAAACGGCGggcaggggggaggcgagaaAAATGAGGGGAGGAGTGGAGAGTGGTGGGACAAAGGGACGTGCAGTGTTGGAAAGCCTTGCAAGAAGCAGCGCCGACTGCCCGGGtcactccccctccctcgccgtcctcccCGTCACAACGAGGAGTCGACATTAGACCCTCTTGTTTCCGTTTTCGCACTCTCCCTCAGCATGGCCCCCTCAGTGTGGTTGCACGTGTTCGTTGCGTTGTTCACCGAAAAGCAGCGTGGTCACACAGAACAGAAACAGACGAACACAATGGCGGAAAGCAGATACGGCATCCCGGTCACaccgtgcacgcacgctctttctctctctcgttgcctCCCCCATCAGCATGAGCTACGGCACGCAGGAAAAgcgggaggtggtggcgacTGCGTCGTCTTTTCAGTAAAGGAGACGTGCAatgtggggggaggggcgtaAAGGGAGCGTCGAGGTCGCGTTTGCAGAGGgatggcggcgacagcggcagcacgtaCCGGTAAACCGGAAAAagcgcgcacaagcacagacacaccacTCTCGACCCCTcgctctcgcctctcttTAGGGCTGCCCAGGGTCGTTGTCCCATAGCGTTAGCGTGCCGTCGCGGGATCCGGAGAGCAGATAGCATggctcccctcctccaccgctgccactgtTGCTGGAGCCCCAAGACGCCAAGGACGCGGTGGTCGtgcgcacagcacacaagGCGAGGATCGCATCCGGGGCGTGTCGCGGAagagcgcagccgccgtggtgGATGTCGCTGCCTTCGCGCACGGTGAGGGAAGCAAGACccttgctgccgttgctgcccgGTGGGGCAACTGCGTCGCCACGCACAGCATTCGCTGCCAGCGCCCGCTCCGCGGCGCCGGTACGCTCCACGGTGTATGCCGGGGATCGGTACAGCCCGCACACCAGAGTATGAGACGTCTCTGGGCGGTCGGTCGACCAGCTCCGAATATACccgtcctcgctgccggTGAAGACGCAGCCGTGCGTGGGCTGCGTCAGCATTGTGCGtacggcaccgccaccgttgcGGCAACACTGAAACGCAGGCCAGTAGCTGGCGctctggaggaggaggcgataCACCGTGCCCCCGGTGGTGCCGAGAAGCAGACTCGGCCCCGCCGCCGGCTCCGGCTCCCATGACGATGGACGGCAGCTCCGACATAGCGTAGACAAAGGATCCACGCACGCCGTCGTGATGGACAGCCGCCCTGAAGCAAGAGCCGACGCTGACGTTAGTCCTGCCCCGTCATCGACAAGGATAACCCGTTGCGCGCACAGTTGATAACGCAAGTCGTACAGGcacacggcgccgccgtaggtgccgacggctgcggcgcacgcTCTGTCGCTCATGTAGAGCGGGCACACGCAGCTTGGTGCACCGTCGAGTGGGTTGAGTCGGGTGTGCCACACTGAGGCGGTCGAGCCCACGGCTggctcctcgtcgtctgcacggcccctgcctcggCACCGCGTGTCCACAACGTGAAGGCCGCCAGCCGCGGTCGTCACAAGCAGCGATGCTCGATCCTGCAACGCCAGCCCGGTCAGCCCGCCCTCCGGAGTGCCACCGACAACGGTGGACGACACCCACGCATTTTTTTCCACGTCCAGCACCCTCACCGCACTATCGGTGCTCGCAAAGGCCACCAGCGAGCCGGAAGCCGAGGCggacgcggaggagagcgtgaAGTCTCGCCGCTGACCTGGCCCACCGATCCACTGGCACGCCGTGTAGGtgtgcaccaccgcctcagacgccgccgacgcgacTCGCTCCACCAAGCACAGCTCGCGCGCGTGAgctgtgctcgtgtgcgacGCGGCGACCTGCCACACAAAAGCTTCACCTCGTGCCCCGGCCGATATCACGATCCCGTTGGCTGACGGCGAGGGCGCCGCTGCATAGATGGCCCCCATGTGAGCGCTGACGGAGCTgagtgcagcggcagtgggcCGCAACGCCGAGCAAGGTGCTGAGGAGGACGGCGGTACCGCGGTActagccgccgccgctggtgagGTCAGGGAGGGCGGTGTCACTCGGCCGTGCAAAACgcgcccaccaccgcctttGAGGCTGCACCGAATCACGcccgagggcggcggcagcgtggcgggCAGCGGCGATACGTCCCTGCTGTGCGGCGGAGTCGGGAGTTGGCAATCCTGCActggcaacgccgccgcggccgcagcgccactgctCGTTGCCGTGGATGGGGCGACCACATGGGAGGAGGTCAGACccgacggaggcggtgacAGCAGCGCGGAAGAAGCtgggaggtgcagcggcccAGAGCGGCTTTCAAGCTGCACCCGCGCAACCTCTCGCGCGGTGGGCCGGTAGACAAGTGCCATGCCGTCCGAGTCACCGCCATCATCGGCAACTATGCACgtgtcggtggcgctgcggctgtgctgGGCGGTCACTGCAGGCTCCGCAATACTCGCTTCACGGGACATCCTCGATCCTGGCGCAGATGACGACGAAGCCTCAGTCAGCGGGAGCCCGTGCAAgagcgccggtgccggcgcggaAGCATAAGAGTCAGTCACCGCCACAACCTCCGGCAAAACATCTTTGAAGTTGCCTCCGTTGCCTCCTCCGTCCTCGAAGCCTCGGCACTGCCCTGGGCGACCGCGTCGCCCATCACCACTGCCAGTGCCATTTTCCAGCAACCGGTTCATCGGCTCATCATCCTCGAGGATGGCCTCGTCTAGCAAGCAAGCTGAGCCGGTGGCAGACGCCCTTTCCCTcaacggcgcgctgctgacgtAGCTGCACGGCGTCGGCCCCGCCGTGCCACCTAAGGACATGAACGGCATAGCCAGCTCAGCCCGgatggccgtggcggcgtaGCGGCGCAGGTGTGCCAGAGGCACCGgaagcatcagcagcggtcGAACGGCGTACTCGAGATGCAGTGCAATGTCGCTCGCCGAGTAGGTCTGTGCAGCCGCCTCAACGACGCCGcacgccgcctcgcgcagccacAGACGACTCTCAACCAGCATCGGCAGGGTCTGGTGGACAAGTGCCATCGtctcctccagcggcagccttCGGCTGCGCACCACAACTGCGAGACTGTGCAGGGTTCTGTTGAGGCACACGTCGTCCGTGTGTCGCAGGCCTTCGTCCACAAACAGCCGAAGCGTCTTTGTCGGCGGACGCTGGAGCAGGGCGTGCAGCAGGATGGCTTGTGAATAGAGCAGCCTCTgcacccgcagcggcgcagtcAGGGCCGTGGTGAGGAGAGGTATTAAGTCCTCTGTCACCCGCTCCTCACCCAgaaaggcggcgacggtgctcgAAGACCGCTGCATGACCtccacgacgacggcgacgcatGGATGGTTGTACAGTATCTGCAACATGCTCCAGCCGTTCGTCAGGAGGCAGTGGAGCTGGGCGAGGTACTGCTGCGtgccagcagcgctggcacCGTGCACGTCGCCTGCATTCTCTCCATCTGCATCGCTCACCTCGTTCGCCGACTTGCCAGCTTCAGTGTggcgcgccgccggagcCAACCTCGCCCGCGTGCCACCGCTGATGCTCTGCTCGCTCAGGGTGGCAACATCGGTGGGGCTGAAGTACAGCGcttcactgctgctgcggggcggcggcagcggcgatggtggcatCGACGTCGAATTTGGCGTGActggcgctgccaccgccttcaccctgtggtcctcctcgcctcccttGTTCGGAGAGAGATGCTGGCTGGCCTGGCGGCGCGGTTTCGCGTGCAGCGGGTCGTGGTGActctgctgctcgtgcacaGCATCTTCCGGTTGCCGGGCACGGTGCCCTTGCGGGCCAGGCCGACTCTCAAACGTAGTTGACTTCGTCATCACCGCATCGGCCCCGTATaagagctgccgccgctccgtGATGTAGCGTGACAGGAGCAGCAGTCGCGGCAGCCGACTtgccacctccaccagcacTGCCGTGGActcctgctccgcctgcCGCAGGACGCCGTACAGACACGGCAGCACAAGATGCTCCATGAGTGCCCACTGCTCCTCTGGCACGGCAGAGACCTCTCCCGTGTCGCCGGGCTTCGCAGCGGCCGCATCGCGCGAAGGTGTCACGGTGCCACTCAAACGCTGCGGCGACCTGAGCGTGAGATGATGCGCGATGACCTCCGAGATGGAGCtgagcagccgcagtgcaATGAGGCGCGTTGACGGTCCGTAGACGTGGGCATCGTTGTTCACGTAAAAGAGCACGTGTGGTAGCACTGCGTCCACTAGGCAGGTGAAGCTGCAGTACGACGCGCATCGGCGCAGGCAGAGCAGGCCGCGGTAAGCCGCCTCGTcgctcgtgcagctgctgtgcaagGTTTGAAGAAGAAGAGGTAGAAGGAGAGACACGACCAGCTGGCGAGATGGGGACGCGACCGCCGCCAAGCCAGCTGCATTGGCGCCCACCGCTTCAGcggacgccgctgcatcaaTCGCAGCCGTCGACGACCTGCCACCGTTACCTTCTGGCGTCGTGTCTAGCACCTCGCAtctctgcagcaccgcctcaaGCTGGTTGTGGAGGAGTACCAGCCGCGTGCCTGGAGATGTGGTGAGGAGGCGAGGCAGCACGGACTCGTACAGGTAAGGGAGCGAGGCAGGGAAGATGCGCTGTTGCAGCCCGCGGTTCACCAGCTCGCGCGCTGACGGTCGCTCctccgcggtggcgcacagcatcggcagcagcagtggatgcagcgcagcgggcaCGTTGGCGTCGCGCAAAACGGGCGCCACAAACGCTTCGCGTGCCTCGGTGTTGGCCAGGTGACGCAGGCTCAGCACCTGCGACAGTGTCAGCGGATCTTCCTCCTTGTAAAGGAACAG encodes the following:
- a CDS encoding protein kinase, putative → MMDNAGEQLRIVDSTLKRTTPRNCLWYSLVCEGDGFCVLQRPYIAFTLRERLVARPVWTAQEKLCIVYQLLEAVARLHETYGLTHGDIKPNNVLVQSTGVLLLSDMALFKPCQMPLDSPLLFDYYYDTDENRACYVAPEKFSDQPLPTPPPESKTRGSATYNVSNVNFDGHTASMDVFSTACVVLFLYKEEDPLTLSQVLSLRHLANTEAREAFVAPVLRDANVPAALHPLLLPMLCATAEERPSARELVNRGLQQRIFPASLPYLYESVLPRLLTTSPGTRLVLLHNQLEAVLQRCEVLDTTPEGNGGRSSTAAIDAAASAEAVGANAAGLAAVASPSRQLVVSLLLPLLLQTLHSSCTSDEAAYRGLLCLRRCASYCSFTCLVDAVLPHVLFYVNNDAHVYGPSTRLIALRLLSSISEVIAHHLTLRSPQRLSGTVTPSRDAAAAKPGDTGEVSAVPEEQWALMEHLVLPCLYGVLRQAEQESTAVLVEVASRLPRLLLLSRYITERRQLLYGADAVMTKSTTFESRPGPQGHRARQPEDAVHEQQSHHDPLHAKPRRQASQHLSPNKGGEEDHRVKAVAAPVTPNSTSMPPSPLPPPRSSSEALYFSPTDVATLSEQSISGGTRARLAPAARHTEAGKSANEVSDADGENAGDVHGASAAGTQQYLAQLHCLLTNGWSMLQILYNHPCVAVVVEVMQRSSSTVAAFLGEERVTEDLIPLLTTALTAPLRVQRLLYSQAILLHALLQRPPTKTLRLFVDEGLRHTDDVCLNRTLHSLAVVVRSRRLPLEETMALVHQTLPMLVESRLWLREAACGVVEAAAQTYSASDIALHLEYAVRPLLMLPVPLAHLRRYAATAIRAELAMPFMSLGGTAGPTPCSYVSSAPLRERASATGSACLLDEAILEDDEPMNRLLENGTGSGDGRRGRPGQCRGFEDGGGNGGNFKDVLPEVVAVTDSYASAPAPALLHGLPLTEASSSSAPGSRMSREASIAEPAVTAQHSRSATDTCIVADDGGDSDGMALVYRPTAREVARVQLESRSGPLHLPASSALLSPPPSGLTSSHVVAPSTATSSGAAAAAALPVQDCQLPTPPHSRDVSPLPATLPPPSGVIRCSLKGGGGRVLHGRVTPPSLTSPAAAASTAVPPSSSAPCSALRPTAAALSSVSAHMGAIYAAAPSPSANGIVISAGARGEAFVWQVAASHTSTAHARELCLVERVASAASEAVVHTYTACQWIGGPGQRRDFTLSSASASASGSLVAFASTDSAVRVLDVEKNAWVSSTVVGGTPEGGLTGLALQDRASLLVTTAAGGLHVVDTRCRGRGRADDEEPAVGSTASVWHTRLNPLDGAPSCVCPLYMSDRACAAAVGTYGGAVCLYDLRYQLCAQRVILVDDGAGLTSASALASGRLSITTACVDPLSTLCRSCRPSSWEPEPAAGPSLLLGTTGGTVYRLLLQSASYWPAFQCCRNGGGAVRTMLTQPTHGCVFTGSEDGYIRSWSTDRPETSHTLVCGLYRSPAYTVERTGAAERALAANAVRGDAVAPPGSNGSKGLASLTVREGSDIHHGGCALPRHAPDAILALCAVRTTTASLASWGSSNSGSGGGGEPCYLLSGSRDGTLTLWDNDPGQP